TCTATGTTTAATTAGTCGAACAATAGATCTGCATGTAGTAACcttacattttcataatttatcatttaagtaaaaagaaaaaacacactGAACATTACATGAAGATGTTAAGCAAACGCTAGAAAGTATCAAAAGTTAACCTAATTTCATATATACTGCTTAGAATAAACTTGATAATTTTTCAATGTTCGAAAGTGGGTGGAGAATGACTACATTCAGCTACGAGACAAGTTTTCTTGTATAAAATAGGCGCTCAGCTTAAAAGTGTACATGTATCggataaatcatataaatatgcaATAAACTAGACCAAACTTACACCATGTGGGGCAATAATGGACCTAAGTATTTGCAGAATAAAGAGCTTGAATCATCAAGCAAATGGCGTGGCACGTTTACCGGAAAATAACGAAAAGACCGGAAAGAATTCCACCTAAGAAATAAAATAAGCGAAAAGAGCCAAAGGCAAGCGCTACTCTAGACAGAGCGTAGAAGTCTATAAAGATatcaataaacaaaaaagaatataatttatCCAAACATATAACCTAAAAAGCTTAAGCCTAAATGAAATTTATccgaacaatattttcaatttcaaggtAGACTTGTAATTGTAGATTGAAAATTTAAAGCCTTTGAAACACTGCATACAAAATGATCAATAACAATGTATAAAGGTACATACCGAAATTATAATTCTACATATTAAGTATAATAAGTATAATAGGTACACAGAGATTAATCCAAATTTTGAGTACCAAGTAATATAACTGCAAATAAAGCGTTCATTTATATCTTTGAAGTACATTTAACACTTTTCTGCTTTTACAAGGAGAATAAGTTCATGAACAGGCCTTACATATGTACTCTGTTTTCCATCATTAAACACAATGATTTGTACTGTTCGAATTTTTTCATCCTTACTTGGAAAAACTCTAGTAACTCTGGCCATAGGCCATGAAATTCTGTTCACATCTCTGTCCTTaagcaaaacaatgtcatttacaCAGAGAGGCTGTTGTTCATAATTCCATTTCCTACGATTTTGTAGAGTATTCAAATACTCTCTTCTCCATTTACCCCAGAATTGCTCAGCAAGGTACTGGACCCTTTTCCATTGTGCACCATAAAGGGACTTAACATCTAGATCACCCACACAAATGGTATCATACACAACCTTAGAAGTAAGTAACATAGAAGGACTTAATACTTCTGGATTATCTGGGTCGTTAGAAACTGGAACAAGTGGTCGGGAATTGATTATGGCAGTAACCTCGGCCATGAGGGTGACCAACACATCATGTGTTAAAGTAGTGACTGTCCTTAACATTGACTCTAAGATTCTACGAGCTATCCCAATTAACCTCTCCCAAGAACCACCCATGTGTGACGAATGAGGAGGGTTGAAGACCCACTGACAACCTTGTGATTGTGTGAAATTCCTCATGGGGCTATCCTCAACATTTATTGCCTCTATGCCAAGAAAATCTGTTGCACCGACAAAATTTGTGCCACGATCTGATCGAAACTGTTTTACAGCTCCCCTTAGAGAAACAAACCTTCGTAGGGCGTTAATGAAAGATGACGAAGACATCTCGTCAATAACCTCTATGTGGACTGCTCTAATGGCAAGGCAAGTGAACAATACTGCCCATCTTTTTGAACTTGCTTGACCACCACGAGTTCGCCTGGAAACCACTGACCAAGGGCCAAACACATCAACACCTACGTAAGTAAAAGGGGCAGCTTGTTGGACCCTATCAACAGGAAGATTAGACATCTTTTGCCCTAAAAATTTGCCTCTAAGTTTTTTACATGTGACGCACTGAAAAATCAGGGAGGTGACTAACCGCTTACCACCTATAACCCAAAAGCCTGCATCTCTGACAGCACCTTCTGTTAAATGACGACCTTGGTGTTTAACTAGACTGTGAAAATGACCAACTAAAAGCCTAGCAACATAATGTTTTCCAGGGACTATAACAGGGTGTTTCTGATGATCAGACAGTGCACTGTTACTCAAGCGACCTCCTACACATAGAATTCCATTGTTATCTAGAAATGGATCTAGGGTCAAAATGGGAGAATCCTTGTTAAGGTTATGCTGACCTTTCAAACATTGAATCTCATTACTATAGAACTCCTTTTGAACTATCTTAAGGATGAAAGACTCAGTTTGTTTTCGGAACTCTAAATCTTTCGAAGCCAGACAATCGTAATGCCAACCACGGCAGGTTAAACTCCTATTGTAGGACACAGCTACATGTCTAAGTACAGAAATAGCCAAAACCAATTTTGACCATGTGGAAAACTGCTCAAATTTCTTACTATTAAGCATATCTGATTCCTGAATACTAACAGCATTGACAGATACATTGGGTCGTATCTCTTTGTCAGTTTCGGGATCTACTACAGGGAAAAACTCTGGAACTGACTCGGTATGTTTATGAAGAAAATCTGGACCTGAAAACCAATCACTTTTTTGCAAAGCAACAGGACTAACACCTCTACTTCCTACATCTGCAGGATTTTGTTCAGAGGGCACGTAATTCCACTGACTAGGCTCACTAACGCGTCTAATTTTATGGACACGATTACTTACATATGTGTGGAAACGTCTTGACTGATTGTGAATATAACCCAATACTATTCTACTATCCGTGTAGTATTTGATCTTGTCAAACTTTAATCCTATCTGATCAGTAATGGACTGGGAAATTTCTGTGGCTAACACAGCTCCACAGAGCTCAAGACGAGGAATAGTATGACCTTTAGTGGGAGCTACCTTAGACTTGCCCATCACAAACCCTACACAGATGTTAGAAGGTGTACGACCTACTATGTAACCTACAGCTGCTATAGCTTGTTCTGAAGCATCAGAAAACACACGGAGTGTCAAATGGATGATCTCACTAAGACTGATACTGAAATAACTGCGTGGAATTTTCAAGTTACTGAGTATGTCTAAATAATGTTTCCACTCTATCCATCTTCTCTCAATACTACAGGGCACTGGTTGATCCCAATCACATTTCTCAGACACTATGTCCCTAAGAATCAACTTTCCAATAATAGTAAAAGGTGACAGAAAACCTAGCGGGTCAAACAAACTGTTCACTATGGCCAAAATACCACGTCTCGTGAAGGGTTGACCAGAGCTTTCCACTTTAAATGTGAAACAATCGAGCTCAAGATTCCAACTAACGCCTAAGCTACGCTGAAGTGGTAACATCATCATGTCACTTTCGAAGTCAAGACATTTCATGTCTTTAGCCAGATCATCAACTTCAAAACTACGCATAACCTCTACATTACTAGATGCAATTTTGTGAAGCCGTAGGCCACAGGCACCTAAATCTTTCTGAGTTCTTTTGATAAGATCTACTATTTGACCTGGGGACGACTTTGACGTGAGACCATCATCTACGTAAAAGTTCTTACGCACAAAATGTTGAACATCAGGTTCTGAATTCTCAACTGTTCTAAGTAAACCATATATTGCAACTGCCGGTGACGAACTGTTGCCAAAAACATGTACGGTCATTCGGTACTCTATCATTTCTTTACTTGGGTCATTATCTTTGTACCACAGAAATCTAAGAAAATTTCTATGTTTCTCCTCTACCgagaaacaataaaacatttgttcaatgtcAGCTATTGCAGGAACCAGCTCTGTTCTAAACCTCATAAGAACACCTACCAAGTTGTTTATCAGGTCAGACCCACTTAACAGGACTGAATTCAAGGAAACACCCTGAAACTGAGCAGAAGAATCAAATACTGCTCTTATCTGATCTGGTTTCTTTGGATGGAAAACTCCAAACACTGGCAAGTACCAGCATTCCTCATTATCAGAAAGTGGAGGGGCAACTTCAGCATGACCCTTATCAAATATCTTGGCCATAAATTCAACCATAAGGTTTCTCTTGACAGGATTTTTCATCAAGTTAAAATGAAGGGATTTAGCTCTACGCATAGCATCTGTTCTATTATTTGGAAGACATGACCTAGAAGACCGAAAGGGTAGGGGTGCACTCCATCTACCATCTGAAGTTTTACGGAACCCTTTATCCATCAAGTCTAAGAACTCTAAATCATCTACAGATGGACCAAATTTATCATCATTAGCTGTTTGGGCGAACACTGGGTCGTAGGAATTAATGTCAAGCTTGACCTTTTCTGAAACAACAAACCTATTCTCACAAGGAGGGAACAGTGACACTTGACCGTTGTACAACACGTGAGTCTTGTTGACATTAACCTGATCTACAGGGTGTACCTTACCTAAACACATCTCGCCAATTACTACCCAACCAAGTCCCAACTTTTGGGCAAAGGGCGCCCCTGGAGGGCCTATGATCTGATCTTGAATATGATGAGCCTCGACCAGGTCTCGACCAATAAGAAGCAAAATCTGAGCCTCATCATCTATTTTGGGAATGAAACCTGCTATGTGAGATAAGTGGGGATGAAATCCTACATCATGTGGAGAACATATCTCATTCCGGTTATCCGGAATATCTGGACACTCAATAAGTGTGGGTAACTGGTAAATAACTGAACCATCTACGGACATAACAGTACAATCACTGGCACGGCGACCGTGTGTAACACGGGAACCTGCACAAGAATTAATTGTGTATTCAAATTTTTGACTAGTGATATTCAACATATCAAACAACTCTGGTTTTGCTAATGAAGAATTGCTTTGATCATCTATCATGGCATAGCATCTAACAGTTTTACATGGATTATCAGTTCTACAAACATTTACTAATACAAGTTTGGTACATGATTTAGCgaaatcatttttacaaatttgtgtACAACTATTGTTCACTTGAGACTTTCTCTCCCCGCCATCCTGTTGCTCATGTCTAGGAATCATCTGCATTTCAATTTGTTGTGAATTATCTCTAACACCTCTTTGCTGTTGATCAATGTGCATTGCACCAGGATGACTTGTGCTACCGCAATCACACTTTACATTATTAACCTTACAATTACTAGCACGATGCTTGTTTGATTCGCAACATCTGAAACAAATTTTCTGATCACtcaagaatttttttctttcttcgaACGATTTTGATTTGAACAAACGACACTTGTTCAAACTATGATTACTTCTATGtagtaaacaatatttttcaagatttctAGAATTTTCACTAAATACATCTGTTTTTCTGGTTACCACTGGCCTTCGGTATCTCGCACCTATGTTGCTTTGACTAGACTGGCCAGAACTGTGAGTAGGTCCGGCCTGGAGAAGACTGGGATCGTTACGGATTTTAGACTGCTTGttaatgaatttacaaaattcacCAAAGGGAGGATAAAGCACAGAGTGAGCCTCCTTGTAGTGGTACACCTTCGTTGCCCACCTTTCTTGTAGATTAGATGGCAGTTTTGCGACAACTGGCATAATACCAACGGATGAATCAAAACAAGCCAGGGCAGTTGAATACGCCATGTCATTCTTTAAAGCATCAATTTCTGACAGAATATCAGCCAAATCGTACCATTTGGTTGTATCAGATGagtttaactttgaaattttttcaagttttttcaaaacaatctgGTAGACTGCTTCTGGAGATCCATACCTTTCATCAAGGCGCTGCCAAATTTTCTTTATACCTTCATCTGGATGTTTAATATAGACCGATTTAAGCGAAGTTGCATATTTACGTGATTCAGGGCCTAACCATTTTATTAATAAGTCAATTTCTTCAGCAGGGTTTACACTCAATTCATTTATGACGTTTTTGAATGTAGATTTCCAACCTAAGTAATTTTCTGCGGAGTCACTGAAAGTAACGATTCTCGAAACAATGAGTTCTTTTTTCAGCATATAAGAGGTGATATCACTTAAAACGTCTGGTGAACTTGGTTTTGATGATACACGACAgcttttcattaatttttcaagtAACTGCTGCTTAGTAATTTCAATTAAAGACAAAAATTCATTCACTTCATCATTTTgatggtcaaaatgttttctaAGTTCACCTTGTAATTTGCGACTTTGGTCAGTTTTGGTAGCGTCAAGAAACGTATCAAGAGTTTGAACCGTATTTTTGTATGTTTCGAATAATATCTTCAAGTTTTCTTCATGCAGTTTACCACACTTATATCTGTTGAAATTTCCTCGCCCAATATGACAGatatttctgaatatttctgTTTAAGTCTCTTTTGAAAATCTGCGACTTTCTCCTCAAAAAGAGCCATACCTTTTTCAGTCAGTGTTCTGATTTGGCGagtcatacaaatacaaacacgaAACGGGAAGCCGAGTCCAGAAGATGCACAATGGTGTTCTTACTATGCTGTCTGAAATACAGCTAGTATAACCAAAGAGTGTCACAGCATtggttttttatgtttattttcccATATATAATGTCCATGCACATACGGTAAGAACCTGTAACATACAAAGCAGGTTGTAAATAACATGACATGCTTCCACAAAAATCTATTCAAAAATCTATGTTTAATTAGTCGAACAATAGATCTGCATGTAGTAACcttacattttcataatttatcatttaagtaaaaagaaaaaacacactGAACATTACATGAAGATGTTAAGCAAACGCTAGAAAGTATCAAAAGTTAACCTAATTTCATATATACTGCTTAGAATAAACTTGATAATTTTTCAATGTTCGAAAGTGGGTGGAGAATGACTACATTCAGCTACGAGACAAGTTTTCTTGTATAAAATAGGCGCTCAGCTTAAAAGTGTACATGTATCggataaatcatataaatatgcaATAAACTAGACCAAACTTACACCATGTGGGGCAATAATGGACCTAAGTATTTGCAGAATAAAGAGCTTGAATCATCAAGCAAATGGCGTGGCACGTTTACCGGAAAATAACGAAAAGACCGGAAAGAATTCCACCTAAGAAATAAAATAAGCGAAAAGAGCCAAAGGCAAGCGCTACTCTAGACAGAGCGTAGAAGCGGCAACAGCACAGTAACACTATATCAAAATGCCCTTAATAGACACttgaacaaatacatgtattcatttacaatattttcaaaatttaattgaacaCTTTTCACATTTCGGAGAAGGATAGCTCGAACAACGCACAGCACACAAACCGTTCCATCATCGAATGGATGACTACATCCGGAAACTAAAAGCTTCTGTTCTGtttatcagatttttttctactttcaaaATCGGTCTGTAAGATCTAGCATTAAACATTTTCCTTCTACTTAAAGATACAATTACTATAAAATGATCAGATTTTAgttataattatttctttatcaTTTGCAGTATACGTGTAGCCTAAATATCAGATGGTTGATGATGAAAGTCTGAGCGCTTTCCAATCTATGAGTAACCAGTTTTAGAGACGAAATTAATCCGAAATCATTCAAAATCAAACTTATAATTTATGGGAAAATCTATGAGAATTTTTAAGTGAGAAATACATGGGCCAAAACGTTTTGTCAATTCGTATCTTATTCCTGCAAGTTACTGATAAtgtaaaatacattgaattgatgATACCGAAATAAATAGTGATTAGAAAGACAAAATTTTAGTAACGAAAATAAATAGTTTATGTTACGGGTATTGTTCATTTAAGTTGAATAAATTTTCTGCGAGGAAGCCTGGGCGTTTATTTTCGATACGTTTTATCAGTTTGATGAATATTTGTAGTTCACAAACGCTCACATTTTGATTTACATTTCTGTATCTGatgattaaaattttacagccTATAACTTAGATTAATTGAAACCGTCTTAGATAATTTTCAAGTTAAGTTTCACAggaatgaaatttttattttcgatCCTGCAAAGATAAATGTATAAGAAAGGAAAACGAAGAAGGCCGCCAGGCAAGCGCAAACGCGTGTATACCATATCAGTAGGGCACATTTCACATTTTTCATTTGTGCAGTCGGCCTTTGGAGCTTTCCTTCCTTATTGCCAGAATGTAAGTACTAACCGAGACGATATGGAGCTTTGTTCCAACGTCAGTCAATGTGAAAACCGCTGCGATCGCAAACAAGTAAAAAAAGGATATGACAGATATACGGCATGTTGAGCCTTCCTGAACAAAAAGGGCGGAATTGAACGACATCATCTTCACAAACACGCGGGTATTTGTCAGACAGTCCACTTAACATGGAAATCTGTGCTTTAACATATCGATACAAAACTTACTACAACcgatgtagaaaaagaaaaaacaacacacagCTTTAGCAAATTGTTAAATCTATCATAAGAGAAGATTCTATAAAGTGAAAAGACATCAATTCTATCAGACTGAGATTTATCGGTCGGGCTAttgcttgtgtgtgtgttttggttTCACCGGGGCTTTGAGGGCTTGTCGGGGACACGAGGCGGGCGGTTCTTTGTGCGAGAGTGTTGTAGACTCTTCACCTGGCGTGGATTATTACTTCTATTTACACTATCctatgactttggaacatggtgggggtaagagtgaggctgGGTGCGCGCCAAAAACTGGTTTAagttccccagtggtgtttttgccactgaccgttccaaggcggtgccacacTGTGTTCTTTtaattgttcgttttgtcctcgtgtgtttgctttgtatgtgagtgtgcgTGTGTTGTTAGTGTGTACATATGCATGCCGTGTGTTTCGTTTTGATAGACCACtgtatgtataaaaatgtatcgAGCatcttttctttatttaaactAAGGAATTCCTTTCCATGCACAATGATTTCGGAGACGAGTCTAATACGAATCCTTGTTAATTTccagttttatgataattatcCGTGGCTGACCAACAATCAAACTCAGTTCATACAAACTTTATTATGTTAGAGTCAAAATCAATCTCGGTTTTGTCATAAGGTATGGTATTACATTCGAATCCTAGAGAGCCATAACTTCCAATGATAgctaaaaccagaaaaaaagtaTATTAACATGACCCAGATATTAGTTTTTTACGATTTCTATGGCATGTTACACCTATTTATAAAGGAAAATcgatatttattctaatattctaTTATCTTTATGTACGTATCATTTTTACGTACCAGACAAATAATGGTTTTGAAAGACCTGGAGAAAGAACATCAGACTGTCCTTCTTGTCAGAACATGTGTGGGGCATTTGGTAAGATAAATCGGTTTTATAAACGTTAATTTAAAGACTGAACTTCTGGAAATTTGTTTATAAATGATCACTGCTAAAACTCTCAGATACCTTATAACGCCAAGATATATTTCTTGCATTTCAAGGAAGCATGTTATAGAATCTGTGAGAAGGCCAATTGGAAGCatagaaaaaaatcacaaaatgagccgtgccatgagaaaaccaacatagtgggtttgcgaccagcatggatccagaccagcctgcgcatccgcgcagtctggtcaggctccatgctgttcgcttttaaagcctattggaattggagaaactgtt
This is a stretch of genomic DNA from Mercenaria mercenaria strain notata chromosome 4, MADL_Memer_1, whole genome shotgun sequence. It encodes these proteins:
- the LOC128556669 gene encoding uncharacterized protein LOC128556669; its protein translation is MLKKELIVSRIVTFSDSAENYLGWKSTFKNVINELSVNPAEEIDLLIKWLGPESRKYATSLKSVYIKHPDEGIKKIWQRLDERYGSPEAVYQIVLKKLEKISKLNSSDTTKWYDLADILSEIDALKNDMAYSTALACFDSSVGIMPVVAKLPSNLQERWATKVYHYKEAHSVLYPPFGEFCKFINKQSKIRNDPSLLQAGPTHSSGQSSQSNIGARYRRPVVTRKTDVFSENSRNLEKYCLLHRSNHSLNKCRLFKSKSFEERKKFLSDQKICFRCCESNKHRASNCKVNNVKCDCGSTSHPGAMHIDQQQRGVRDNSQQIEMQMIPRHEQQDGGERKSQVNNSCTQICKNDFAKSCTKLVLVNVCRTDNPCKTVRCYAMIDDQSNSSLAKPELFDMLNITSQKFEYTINSCAGSRVTHGRRASDCTVMSVDGSVIYQLPTLIECPDIPDNRNEICSPHDVGFHPHLSHIAGFIPKIDDEAQILLLIGRDLVEAHHIQDQIIGPPGAPFAQKLGLGWVVIGEMCLGKVHPVDQVNVNKTHVLYNGQVSLFPPCENRFVVSEKVKLDINSYDPVFAQTANDDKFGPSVDDLEFLDLMDKGFRKTSDGRWSAPLPFRSSRSCLPNNRTDAMRRAKSLHFNLMKNPVKRNLMVEFMAKIFDKGHAEVAPPLSDNEECWYLPVFGVFHPKKPDQIRAVFDSSAQFQGVSLNSVLLSGSDLINNLVGVLMRFRTELVPAIADIEQMFYCFSVEEKHRNFLRFLWYKDNDPSKEMIEYRMTVHVFGNSSSPAVAIYGLLRTVENSEPDVQHFVRKNFYVDDGLTSKSSPGQIVDLIKRTQKDLGACGLRLHKIASSNVEVMRSFEVDDLAKDMKCLDFESDMMMLPLQRSLGVSWNLELDCFTFKVESSGQPFTRRGILAIVNSLFDPLGFLSPFTIIGKLILRDIVSEKCDWDQPVPCSIERRWIEWKHYLDILSNLKIPRSYFSISLSEIIHLTLRVFSDASEQAIAAVGYIVGRTPSNICVGFVMGKSKVAPTKGHTIPRLELCGAVLATEISQSITDQIGLKFDKIKYYTDSRIVLGYIHNQSRRFHTYVSNRVHKIRRVSEPSQWNYVPSEQNPADVGSRGVSPVALQKSDWFSGPDFLHKHTESVPEFFPVVDPETDKEIRPNVSVNAVSIQESDMLNSKKFEQFSTWSKLVLAISVLRHVAVSYNRSLTCRGWHYDCLASKDLEFRKQTESFILKIVQKEFYSNEIQCLKGQHNLNKDSPILTLDPFLDNNGILCVGGRLSNSALSDHQKHPVIVPGKHYVARLLVGHFHSLVKHQGRHLTEGAVRDAGFWVIGGKRLVTSLIFQCVTCKKLRGKFLGQKMSNLPVDRVQQAAPFTYVGVDVFGPWSVVSRRTRGGQASSKRWAVLFTCLAIRAVHIEVIDEMSSSSFINALRRFVSLRGAVKQFRSDRGTNFVGATDFLGIEAINVEDSPMRNFTQSQGCQWVFNPPHSSHMGGSWERLIGIARRILESMLRTVTTLTHDVLVTLMAEVTAIINSRPLVPVSNDPDNPEVLSPSMLLTSKVVYDTICVGDLDVKSLYGAQWKRVQYLAEQFWGKWRREYLNTLQNRRKWNYEQQPLCVNDIVLLKDRDVNRISWPMARVTRVFPSKDEKIRTVQIIVFNDGKQSTYVRPVHELILLVKAEKC